CTCCTCCCGCCGCCCGGAGGACTCACCACCAGCGGCCGCCCGATCGCCAACCTCTCGCTCGCTCTCAACCACGCCGTCTCCGGCGAGGCCGTGTGGAGCTACCACACACTCAACCTCCTCATCCACCTTCTCGCCGCCTGCACGCTCTACGCCGTGCTGCGGCGTACCCTCGCGTCGCCGCGGCTCGCCGCGCGGTTCGGCGGCGCGGCGCGTCCGCTCGCCGCCACCATCGCCGCGCTCTGGCTGCTCCACCCCGTGCAGACGGAGGCCGTCACCTATGTCTGCCAGCGCACCGAGTCGCTCGCCGGCCTGTGGATCCTGCTCGCGCTGTACGCCTTCATCCGCGCCACCACGTCCGCGCAGCCTGTGCGCTGGCACGCGCTCACCGTCGGCGCCGCCTTGGCCGGCGTCGGCACCAAGGAGATCGCGGTCGCGCTCCCACCGCTCCTCCTCCTGTACGACCGCACCTTCGTCGCCAGCTCGCTCGCCGCGGCCTGGCGCGCGCGGCGCGGGCTCCACCTGGCGCTCTTCGCCACCTGGCTGCCGCTGCTGGCGCTCGTCGCCACCACCGGCTGGAACCGCGGCGGCACCGCCGGGTTCGATGTCACCGTCGCGCCCACCGCCTACTGGCTGACGCAGCCCCAGGCGCTGACGCACTACCTGCGGCTGATCGTGTGGCCGCATCCGCTCGTCTTCGACCATGGCACCTTCTGGGGCAGCGTCCGCGCCGCGGCGCCCTACGCCGCGCTGATCGTCCCGCTGCTCGGCCTGACCCTGCACGGGCTCTGGCGCGGCACCGCCGCCGGCTTCCTCGGCGCCTGGTGCCTCCTGATCCTGGCGCCGACGAGCCTCGTCCCGGGCACGATCCAGATGATCGTGGAACACCGGCTTTACCTGCCGCTCGCCGCCCTGCTCACGCTGCTCGTGACCGGCGCCTACGCCGCACTCGGCCGGCGCAGCCTGTTCGTCTGGCCCGCGGTCGCGCTGGCGCTCGGCGGGCTGACCCTCGCGCGCAACGCCACCTACCGCTCGGCTCAGACGCTCTGGGAGGACACCGTGGCCCGCGCGCCAGCCAATGCCCGCGCCCGCTACAACCTGGGCCTGGTGTACTCCGCCGCCGGTCGGCCGGCCGACGCCGTCGCGCAGGGCGAGGCGGCGCTGCGGCTCGCCGATCCGCGGAGCTACGCCGCGAAGGCACATGCGCTCCACAACAAGCTCGGCTTCGATCTCATGCAGCTCGGCCGCACGCCTGAGGCGATCGCGCACTACGAGACGGCCCTGCGGCTGCGGCCCGACTACGCGCTCGCCCACCTCAACCTCGCCCGGGCGTTGTCCGCCGAGCGGCGTTTCGCCGCGGCGGTGCCGCACTACGAGGCCGCGCTGACCCTGGCGGAGACGCGCGTCGCGGTGGAATCCGAACTGGCCCTGGCGCTGTTTCAGGCCGGCCGCCTCCCCGAGGCGCTGGCCCACGCCCAGGCCGTGGTGACGCAGGCGCCGCGCTCCGTGCCGGCGTACTGCAATCTCGGTTACCTGCTGCTGTCAGCCCACCGCCCCGCGGCCGCCGCCGCCGCCTTCCGTCGCGCCTTGGAGCTCGACCCCGCCGACGCCGCCGCCCGCCGCGGCGCCGCGCTGGCCACCGGCGAGCGATAGGCGATAAGCATTAAGCGGTAGGCAGTAGGCTTGAGAGGCCGAAAGCCTATAGCTTTTCGCTTAGAGCCTATAGCCGATTCGGTTTAGCCACGATGAGGCACGAGAAGGCACGAGAAAACACCGCAGAGCCCGGCCATCGCGCAGGCGATGGCTCGGGCGGGGTGGGTTGTGGCTTTTGACGACGCAAAAGCCACCGTGCGCCCCGGTCGCGTGAACGCGACCGTAGAGCGCTGAAGCGCTGCTTCACAAAACGCCTATAGCAACCGGACTCTCGAGCACCAATATAGATCGTCCGGAAAGCAGCGCTTCAGCGCTCAGCCGGCGCGAATGCTGCCATGGGGCAAGGGTTGGTTCTCGCAGGTTCTCGCTCCGCGATAACCTATGTGGGAGCTGCTGCCGGCGCCGGGGATGAACCGCCACTTACTTCATTTTTCGCGCCGCCGAAAAATAAAGCTTCGTGCCTTCTAGTGCCTCTTCGTGGCCAACACGGCTTTGTAATAGACTGTAGGCAATAGGCGGCAGGCTTTGGGCTTCCGAACCACCGACACGAATAGCGGTTAACCAATAACCGATCACTCATCATTTTGCGCCTTCTGCGCTTCTTTGCGGCCAAACCCCTGCCTTGGGAATCGGCGCTCAGATCCACTCATCTCCAATCCGCCTTACAGGAGATCGCAGAGGCCGCAGAGGAATCGATCAGGAGTTCGAATCTTGGCACCTTAAACCTTGTAACCTTCAACCCGGCGCCACCGGCGCCGCGACCTCTGTTCCCTCTGTTATCTCCGGTGAAACTGCCTTCGATTCAGTGTCCATATCCTGCATTTATCAGAGAAATCTGAGGTTAAGCCATCGATGCTGTATTAACCACAGATAGCTCAGATCCGATCCGGATATGCCTCTACAGGAGACAACAGAGGAAAGGGAGGATCGGTGGCATTCGGACCTTACCCCCTTCAACTCGGCGCCTCCGGCGCCGCGACCTCTGCGGCCTCTGCGATCTCCTGTAAAACCGCCTTGGGCATTTTATCGTGCCTTTTGGTGCCTCTTCGTGGCCAACCCCGCCTTGGCTGTAGGCGGTAAGCGGCCAAACCCTGCCGGCTGTAGGCGGTAAGCGGTAGGCTATTGGCTACGAACCGAGAATTTGGGGAGAAAGAGTAAGAGTACGAGTAAGAGAAAGATTTGGACGGCGCCCACCGGCGCCGGTGTTGCACCCCACCTTCAGTTTTCGCGGAGCGAAAACTGCTGAAAGGAAAGTCTGGCCACGCCCGGGCAGCCGCGGCATCACTGGCCGCCGTATTTCCCTTCATGGACACCCCCGCTTCCAGCGCTTCGAACCCCTCCGGCACCCCGGACTGGGAGGAAAAGATCCGGCACCTCTCGCCTGAGGCGCAGGCCGCGTTCCGCCGCTTCCAGCAGCAGCACGACCTCGCCGCGATCGACGCCGTCATCTTCGGCATCCTCGAGGAGTACGCCCCCAAGAAGGCCGCGCAGGCCTTCTCCACGCTGCCGCCCGAGACCAAGCTCATCGACGACCTCGGGTTCGATTCCCTCGCCTTCACCGAAATCGTGTTCTTCACCGAAGACCTCTTCCGCATCTCGATCAGCAACGACGAGATCATGAAGGTGGCCACCATCGCCGACCTCCGGGCCTTCGTCCGCCACAAGGTCAGCGCCACTCCCACCGCTTCCTGATCCCCATGGCCGCGGTGCCCGTCATCACCGGCCTGGGATTCATCACCAGCATCGGCAACGACCGCGCGTCGGTCCTCCGCAGCCTGCGCGAGCTGCGGCACGGCTTCGAGCGCGTCGAGTTCTTCGGCAACCCCGCGCTGCCGGTGAAACTCGCCGGCACGGTCAAGGGCTTCGCCTTTCCCTCCCCCAACTGGCGCGACTGGGTCTGGCCCCGCGAATACCCAATCGACCGCGAAACCATCCGCGGCTTCGCCCCGCATGGCGTGTACGCCGCCTGCGCGCTCCAGCAGGCGCTCGCCGACGCCCGCCTCACGCCCGGCGATGTCGCCAACGAGGACACCGGCCTGTACTGCGCGTCCAGCGGTTCGCCCTACCTCCTGGTGGCCAGCACCAACCAGGTCTACGCCGCCAAGGGCGAGCGCGTAAACCCGATGGGCCTGGTGTCGTCCATCGCCGGCACCCTCAATTTCAACCTCGCCTCCCACTACAAGATCCAGGGCCCCGTCGCCGGCTTCGTTTCCGCCTGCGCGTCGTCGAGCCACGCGATCGGTTTCGCGATGGACGAAATCCGGCTCGGGCGCGCCCGGCGCATGCTCGTCGTCGCCGGCGAGGACATCAACGCCGAGACCGTCCTCCCCTTCGCCGGCCTGCGCGCCCTGTCCTCCAATCCCGACCCCGCAACCGCCTCGCGTCCGTTCGACACCCGCCGCGACGGCTTCATCGCCTCGGGCGGCGGCGTGGCGCTGGTCCTCGAGGACCGCGCGCTGGCGACCGCCCGCGGGGCCTCGATCTACGCCGACCTCATCGGCTGGGGCCAGGCGGGCGACGGCCACAGCATCGCAATTTCCCACCCCGAGGGCGCGGGCCTGCGCCGCGCGATGGTTCGCGCGCTGGCCGACGCCCACGTCGCGCCGGCCGACGTCGACTACGTCAACGCGCACGCCACCTCGACGCCCATCGGCGACCGCTCGGAGGCGCTGGCGTTGCGCGCGGTGTTCGACGGCAGCGGCCGGGCGCCGAAGGTCAGCAGCACGAAGGCGCTCACCGGCCACGCGCTCTCGATGGCCGGCGCGCTGGAGACCGCGGTCTGCGCCCTGGCGATCAAGGAACGCTTCATCCCCGGCGCCGCGCACCTCGAGCAGGTCGACCCCGCCTGCGAAGGCCTCGATCTCCTCCGCACCACCCTCGATACCGCCCCCCGCGTCGTCCTCAACAACAGCAGCGGCTTCGGCGGCAGCAACGTGTGTCTGGTTTTAGCCGCCGGCTAAAACCAGAGAAGTGACAGTGAGAGTGAAAGTGAGCAGTTTTCGCGGCACGAAAACTAAAGTGGGGACTGCTGCCGGCGCTGTGGGCGCCGGTTCCGGGAGCTCTTTCTCTTACTCATACTCTTCCTCTTTCTCTGCCTTGGGTCGGGGCCGTGACCGGCGATCCGTTATCGGCTATTTCGTTATCCGTGATTCTGGACTCTGGCTCGGACGCCAAAGCCTATAGCTTATCACTTATAGCCAATACCCGATTTGGGTTGGCCACGAAAAGGCACCAGGAGGCACGATAAAACACCGCAGAGCCCGGCCATCGCGCAGGCGATGGCTCGGGCGGGGTGGGTTGTGGCTTTTGACGACGCAAAAGCCACGGTTCGCCCCGGTCGCGTGAAGCGACCGTAGAGCGCTGAAGCGCTGCTTCACAGAAGGCCCATAGCCTTGGACTCCGTGGTTCCTCTTGCGCCTGCTGCGCATTTTTGCGGCCAAACCCTGCCTTGGCGATCGGCGGTATCTTTATCGTGCCTTCTCATGCCTTTTGGTGGCCAACCCTGACTTGGCTATAGGCGGTAAGCAGTAGGCTATAGGCTCAGAGCCGAGAATCTCGGGTAAAGGAGCAGGCATCTGGGAAGCAGTGCTCTCGCGTTTTCGCTGGCGCGAAAATGCGAGAAGGTGGGGCTGTGCATCAAACCTCTGTTCCCTCCCTTGCCTCCTGTGAGATGCCTTGGATCCGCGGCGTCCTCTTGCGAATTTTGCGCGTTTTTGCGGCCACCCCCTGCCTTGGCGATCGGCGGTATCTTTATCGTGCCTTCTCGTGCCTTTTGGTGGCCAACCCTGAATTGGCTATAGGCGGTAAGCGGTAGGCTTTTGGCTCCGAGACGAGAATCTGGGGAGAAAGAGTAAGAGTACGAGTAAGAGAAAGATTCGAGAGCAGCGCTCTCGCGTTTTCGCTGGCGCGAAAATGCGAGAAGGTGGGGCTGTGCATCAAACCTCTGTTCCCTCCCTTGCCTCCTGTGAGATGCCTTGGATCCGCGGCGTCCTCTTGCGAATTTTGCGCGTTTTTGCGGCCACAACCTGCTGGCTATAGGCGGTAAGCTATAGGCGATAGGCTCCAATCGGCCAAACCGTTCTACAGGAGCTCGCTGAGGACGCAGAGGAATCGATCAGGAGTTCGAACCTTATCACCCTAAACCTCATAACCTTCAACCCGGCGCCTCGCGCCGTAGGCTTTAGGCGGTAGGCGATAGGCTCTATGGCGGCCAAATCCACCGACACGGATAACGGATAACCAATAACGAAAAGCGGCGCCGTCGGGCGCCGGTGCTGCACCCCACTTTCAGTTTTCGCGGAGCGAAAACTGCTCAGTCGAGGTGCGGCCGATACTCTGGCACCAGGCGGTGCAGGAGCTGCTTCAGCTGGTTCGAGTCCAGATTATACAACCGCTGCCGCAGTTCCTGGATGCCCGTCGCGCTGATCACCGTGTTCGTCGTGAAACGCATGATCCGCGGATGGGTCGTCGGCGTGTGCTGCTCGTTCTTGTGCTGCAGCTCCTCGTACAGCTTCTCGCCCGGCTTCAGCCCCGAGAACTTGATCTCGATGTCCTCGCCCACCTTGAACCCGCTCAGCTCGATCATCTGCTTCGCCAGGTCCACGATCTTCACCGGCTGGCCCATATCCAGGACGAAGATCTCGCCGCCCTGGCCCAGGATGCTCGTCTGCAGCACCAGGCCCACCGCCTCCGGAATCGTCATGAAATAACGCGTCACCTCCGGATGCGTCACGGTCACCGGCCCGCCATTGGCGATCTGCCGCTTGAAGATCGGAATCACGCTGCCCGACGACCCCAGCACGTTGCCGAAGCGCACCGCCATGAACTTCGTCGGCCGCGCCGACGGAGTCGTCCGGCCAAACGGCGCCCGCGACGAGCTCACGCTCGCCGGCGGCACCCCGCCGCCCACACCCGCGGGACGCTCCCCGTGCTTGGCCACGATCGTCACGAGGTGCTCGGCCACCTGGCGGGTCGATCCGCCGTTGCCGCCCGCGCCCACCGCGCCATGGCCGGTGCCATTGCCGCCCGCCGGCTCGGCGATGCCCACGAAATTCCGCGCGTCCTGCAGCGTGCCCACCGAGTGGCCGCCCACGCCGGCGTGACCGTTGCCATTACCGCCGACCGCCTGCGCGACGACCGCATCGGCCTGCCGCAACGCGCTGGCCGCTGCCGACTCCGTCAGCACCGAGCGCGCGCCGTATACGTTCTCGCGCCGCTGCGCCGCATGGACGTCCATCAGCTGGATTTCCGCCAGCCGCTTGGTGGCGCCCATCACGCTGGTCGGGTTGATGGCCTTGTCGGTCGAGATCAGGACAAATTTCTCCACGCCCACCTCGGCCGCGATCTCGGCCAGCATGCGCGTGCCGAGGACATTGTTGTGGATGGCCTCCGCCGGCTGGCGCTCCATCAGGTAAACGTGCTTGTGCGCCGCCGCGTGGAACACGACGGAAGGCTGGTAGTGCTGGAAGATGTACCGCATCCGGTCCTCGTCGATGATGTCGCCGACGAGCGGCACCGCGATCGAGCCGAGGCCGAGTTCGTTGAGCTCCTGCTCGATCACGAACAGCGCGCCCTCGCACTGCTCGACCAGCAGCAACTGCTTCGGCGCCATCGCGCCGATCTGGCGGCACAGCTCGGAACCGATGCTGCCGCCCGCACCCGTCACCATCACCACGCGGCCCTGGATGCTCGCGCGGATGCCCTCGTTATCGAGGTCGACCTGCTCGCGGCCGAGGAGGTCCTGCACTTCCACCGGACGGATCCGGCTGGCGCGCACGCGGCCCGCGGCCAGGTCGGCCATCGAGGGCAGCGTTTCCACCTTCAACCCCTGGGCGCTCATGGCCTGCACCACCTCGCGGATCCGCTTCGCCGGGGCCGTCGGCATGGCGATGACCACCTTGGCCACGGTGTGGGCGAGCTTCATCTCCGCGATCCGCTCCGGCCGGCCGACCACCGGGATGCCATGGATGAGGGTCCCATGCTTGGCGGCATCGTCATCGAAGAAAGCCACCGGACGGAAACCACGGGACGGATACGCCACGAATTCCTTGGCGAGGGCCGCGCCCGCATCGCCGGCGCCGACGATCGCGATCCGCTGCTGCGGGGCCAGCGGCCGCCCCTTCTCCTGGTGCTCCCACTTGCTGGTGAGCCGCTCGCGGAAGACGCGAGCCGCCAGCCGGCCCACGCACATGCCACCGGTGCAGACGAGGAAGTCGATCAACAGGACGCCGCGCGGGATGCTGATCGCGCCCGTCATGCGCAGGGCGAAAAGAAAAACGCTGGCGAGTATCATCGCGTAGCCGAGCCGGTAAAGGTCGGGCACGCTGAAGTACGTCATGAGGCTGCCGAGCTGCCGGAAGGCGACGAGCGACACCAGCTTCACGCCCACCACCAGCGCGAGCATGGCCATCCGCTGGGCCTGAAACTCCGGGGCGACGAGAAAGTCGAACCTGGCTTCGTACGCGATGTAGAAGCTGCTGCCGATAATGCCGGCGAAGATGACACTCAGCAGCGCGGTGCGCTTGTTCTGGCTGAGGTCGGTCACGGGCTTGGCGAGAAATCCCTGCGAAGTCATCTGGCGAGTGCGTGTGGGAGGCGTCGGAGCGAGCGCAGCCGGCCGCTGTTGCCAGCGACAGTCGCGACCGATCTTTCGGCCTGTGCTTACGGGTGTGTGTGTTGGGGCCCGGCCCGCTGGGGCGCCTCGCCCGGGGACGAATGAGAGTCCCTGGCAAGTGCTCCATCAGACCGATCCCCGTGGTGGGGTGCGGAGCCTGCAACAGCCACCCCCTTGCGTCCAGCCGGAAGTAGGGGATCTCCCCTAAACGCGGTACGGCGGGGCCCGCAAGGCGGGGGGATGGCCCCGCCGTACCGCGTTTAGGGGAAGTGAGAGTGAAAGTGAGAGTGAAAGTGGGGCAACCCCGGGCGCTGTGGGCGCCGGAGAGTAATCGTTCGCGCCAGTTTTCGCTGCGCGAAAACTGAAAGTGGGGTGCAGCACCCGGCGCCCTTGGCGCCGGCGTGTCTTTTCTGCATTCAGCTTTCACTTCCTCCGACATCTGACCTCCGACATCTGACATCTGACCTCTGACGTCTGACCTCTGACGTCTGCCCCCCGTGGGCGCCCGGCTCGGGGAGTCTTTCTCTTACTCTTCCTCTTTCTCTTTCTCCCCAGTTTTCGCTCCGTGAAAACTGATGTGGGGGCAGCCCCCGGCGGTGTGTGCTCCCGGCTGCAGCCCATCAGGATTTGGCCGCAAAAAAGCGCAGGAGGCGCAAAAGCGAGCCACAGATCGCCGAGCCGGGGTTGGCCACGAAGAGGCACGAGAAGGCACCAAAAAACCTCAATACAGTGGGTTCGTCTTCGCGCCTCTTGGTGCCTTTTTGTGGCCATAACCAGTTCGGTGGTCGCTGTCGCCGGCGCGGGTCGCGCCGGCTGGGGGTGTGGCTGTTTGGTTTTTGACGACGCAAAAACCAACCTTGCCCCCGGCCGCATTCGCGCCGGCTGAGCGCTGAAGCGCTGCTTCCCTGACTCTTACTCTTTCACCCCGGTGGGTCCTGCTGACCTCTGATATCTGACCTCTGCCCACCTTCCCACTGGCCCGGCTTAAGCTTTCAGCGTTCAGCTTTCAGCCTTCGCTTCACAGAACTCCCTCCCTTACCTCTGTTATCTCCTGTAAAACGGATTGAAGAGGAGTGGATTTGAACACCGATTTCCAAGGCCGTTTCACAGGAGGCAAGGGAGGGAACAGAGGCCACGGCGCCGCTGGCGCCGGGTTGAAGGTTACAATGTCCGGAACCTAACCTCGGATCGAGCTCCGCGGCCTCTGCGATCTCCTGTAGAACGGTTTGGCTGATTGGAGCCTATAGCTTAAAGCCTACAGCCAGATGCCACGGCCGTCTCACAGGAGGCAAGGGAGGGAACAGAGATCGAGCCGGCTTTCGTTTTTGCCTGCGGCAAAAATGAAAGAAGAGGGCATCAAATCCCGGCGCATTTCGCGCCGGCTTCACACCCCACCTCAGTTTTCGCGCAGCGAAAACTGTTCGTAGCGATTTCCCAGATGGCTGAAGGCGTTGCGGTCGCGGCCGACGATCGTGGCGTGCGCGCGATCGGCGACCGCCATCTGCCAGGCGTCGTTCTCACCAAATCGGCGCCCATTTGCACCGGCGCGACGCTGGATCTCCGCGCAGCGGACGGCGTGCTTGAAACCGATATTCTGCGGCACGAAATGAGCGAGGAACGCGAGGCCTTCCGCGGGATCGTCCCTCCCCTCGAGAAACTCAGCGGCAGAGATGCAACTGACGAGAAGCGGCCGCTGCGCGAGAGAGCGCTGGCGGCGCAGCCACGTGAGCGCCGGCCCGGCTTGGCCCGCGGCCAGCTCGCGCTCCAGGGCGATCAGGAACGAGGAATCAAGCAGCGCGGGATCCACGACGTCCTTTTTTCGCGGCAGACTTGGTCAGCTCGGCCTCGGCCCAGTCGGCGAGCTCGTGGGTCGTGAGGATCTTGCCGAGCGAGCGCGCGTGGATGAGTTCGGCGCGGGAAATCTTACAGAGCTTGGCCGTGGCGGTGAGCGTTTTGAGCTCGTCCCGCGTGTACCGGGTGGAAACGGGGAACTGTTTCATGGCGGCACAAGTGGATTCGCGCTACACGCGTAGTCAACTTTCGACTCCGGCAGTTTTCGCCTCGCGAAAACTGATGTGGGGACGATCTCGGCGCCGGTGGCACCGGTCTGCCTGTTCCGCTTCCGCGTTCAGCTGTCTCAGCCTCAGGCCTCTGACCTCTGACATCTGATTTCTGATTTCTGACATCTGACCTGGGCGTGGCTTTTGGCGATAAGCTTTAGGCGATAGGCTGCCGGCGCCGGTGGCACCGGGTTGAAGGTTATAAAGTTTAAGGTGCTAAGGTTCGCCGCGCCCCTCCCGGGCGGGCGTTTGGCAGTAAGCTTTAGGCGGTAAGCTCCCTGCACCTGCAAAGGCGCGCCCCGTTGGGCGCGTGAATGGGCGCAGACTTCCGGCTCCGTCGCGCCCCCAATGGGCGCGCGAATCGGTCCAGACTTCCGCCCCGCCGGCGCCCCTTCGGGGCGTGGCTTTTGGCGATAAGCTTTAGGCGATAGGCTCAGAAACCTGCAGCGTCTCCGCCCCGTTGGGCGCCTGAACTGCCGCACATCCGCGCCCCGGCGCGCCCCGCGCCGGCGTCAGATCCCTACTCAGTTATCGCGAACGCGATAACTGTTGGGCGCGGCGTTCCGCATCGGGAACCTGCAACTTTGCGCCCTCCCAGGGCGCGGCTTTTGGCAGTAGGCTTTAAGCGGTAAGCTCCCTGAATCTGCAAAGGCGCGCCCCCAGCGGGCGCGGCATTCCGCCCACCCGCGCCCTTTCTGGGCGCGAGGATTGAACACGAATCTGCAGCACTGCGCGCCCCTCCCCGCCCCTTTGGGGCGCGGCGTTCCGCATCGGGAACCTGCAACTTTCGAACCTGGAACCTGCAACTTTGCGCCCTCCGGGGCGCGGCACCTCACCCAAGCCCCGATCATCTCCGCAGTCCCATGCCCACAGAACCAGCGATGCATAGGTGCCGATGGCTGCAATTATAATTCTCCTTTCAGCAACGACTAACGGGATAATGTCCAGATACTCCGGAATAATGTCCGGATACTTTTTCATAATGTCCGGATCTTTTGCGAAGGATTCCCGGCGCATTTCGCGCCGGCCTTGCACCCCTACTCCAGTTTTCGCGGAGCGAAAACTGCTCGATCAGGAGTTCAAGCCTCCTCCGGATCGAACTCTGTTACCTCCCTTGCCTCCTGTGAGACTGCCTTGGAAATCCACCCATCTTCAACCCGTCTTACAGGAGATAACAGAGGCAAGGGAGGGACTCCGGGGAAGCGAAGGCTGAAAGCTGAAGCCGGCGCCGGAGGCGCCGCGTCCGAAACCCCACTTACTTTAGTTTTCGGCGCCGTCGAAAACTAAAGTCGCAGAGGAACCGGCCAGGAGACCGATCCTCCTTCGGATCGAACTCTGCGCGCTCTGCTGCCTCCTGTGATACCTGTCTTGGTTTTCGATCCACGCCCGGCGCGTTTCGCGCGCCGGCTTCATCGCCCCACTTCAGTTTTCGCGCAGCGAAAACTGGCGGGTGCTGAAGTAGCGCTCCAACGCGGCAATGAGCGGCGCGATTTCCCCAGTTTTCGCTCCGCGAAAACTGAAATTGGGGCTGAAGCCGGCGCGGGACGCGCCGGTGTTTCACACCTCGCTTACTTTAGTTTTTGCCGCCGGCAAAAACTAAAGTTCCTTTGCGTCCGCCAGGATCGACGCGCGGCGGTACGGATTGGTCATCTCGTCGACGGCGTCGCGCGTGAGCAGATGCACGGGCACGCCGAGGATGGCGGCCATCTCATCCTCCATGGTGAAGAAGCGCAGCCCGGGGTTGTCGCGAAACGTGGCGATGAGATCGACATCGCTGCCGGCTTTCGCTTGGCCGCGGGCGGTTGAACCGAAGAGTTCGAGGCGGGTGATTCCGACGCGCCGGCAGTAGTCAGCCAGAAGCTGCCCGATCACGGCGGGGGCGGGTGGCGGGGAGCGGCGGCGGGCCGCGGTCGCTCTTCCGCTGCGCCTTGCCTCCCAATAGGCCACGGCCTTCGCGCGGTTCGCGATGGTTTTGGCGAGCGACCGGGCGCGTCCGCCCTTTCGGCTGAAGGTCGCGTGGTTCATGGTCGGGAAAGCTAACCGGTTAGCATCCGAAGTCGAACGCGCAGTTTTCGCCAGTTTTCGCTCCGCGAAAACTGATGTGGGGACGGTCCCCGGCGCCGCTGGCGCCGGTCATGTCTGTTCGGCATTCAGCTTTCCCCCGC
This region of Opitutus sp. ER46 genomic DNA includes:
- a CDS encoding tetratricopeptide repeat protein, giving the protein MATPSGTIVAASSTPSPPPPRRRVDFLVFTLLAALALAAYAGTFSAPFVGDDEGAILENPTLRGPLWRALLPPPGGLTTSGRPIANLSLALNHAVSGEAVWSYHTLNLLIHLLAACTLYAVLRRTLASPRLAARFGGAARPLAATIAALWLLHPVQTEAVTYVCQRTESLAGLWILLALYAFIRATTSAQPVRWHALTVGAALAGVGTKEIAVALPPLLLLYDRTFVASSLAAAWRARRGLHLALFATWLPLLALVATTGWNRGGTAGFDVTVAPTAYWLTQPQALTHYLRLIVWPHPLVFDHGTFWGSVRAAAPYAALIVPLLGLTLHGLWRGTAAGFLGAWCLLILAPTSLVPGTIQMIVEHRLYLPLAALLTLLVTGAYAALGRRSLFVWPAVALALGGLTLARNATYRSAQTLWEDTVARAPANARARYNLGLVYSAAGRPADAVAQGEAALRLADPRSYAAKAHALHNKLGFDLMQLGRTPEAIAHYETALRLRPDYALAHLNLARALSAERRFAAAVPHYEAALTLAETRVAVESELALALFQAGRLPEALAHAQAVVTQAPRSVPAYCNLGYLLLSAHRPAAAAAAFRRALELDPADAAARRGAALATGER
- a CDS encoding acyl carrier protein, yielding MDTPASSASNPSGTPDWEEKIRHLSPEAQAAFRRFQQQHDLAAIDAVIFGILEEYAPKKAAQAFSTLPPETKLIDDLGFDSLAFTEIVFFTEDLFRISISNDEIMKVATIADLRAFVRHKVSATPTAS
- a CDS encoding beta-ketoacyl-[acyl-carrier-protein] synthase family protein, which encodes MAAVPVITGLGFITSIGNDRASVLRSLRELRHGFERVEFFGNPALPVKLAGTVKGFAFPSPNWRDWVWPREYPIDRETIRGFAPHGVYAACALQQALADARLTPGDVANEDTGLYCASSGSPYLLVASTNQVYAAKGERVNPMGLVSSIAGTLNFNLASHYKIQGPVAGFVSACASSSHAIGFAMDEIRLGRARRMLVVAGEDINAETVLPFAGLRALSSNPDPATASRPFDTRRDGFIASGGGVALVLEDRALATARGASIYADLIGWGQAGDGHSIAISHPEGAGLRRAMVRALADAHVAPADVDYVNAHATSTPIGDRSEALALRAVFDGSGRAPKVSSTKALTGHALSMAGALETAVCALAIKERFIPGAAHLEQVDPACEGLDLLRTTLDTAPRVVLNNSSGFGGSNVCLVLAAG
- a CDS encoding PIN domain-containing protein, whose product is MDPALLDSSFLIALERELAAGQAGPALTWLRRQRSLAQRPLLVSCISAAEFLEGRDDPAEGLAFLAHFVPQNIGFKHAVRCAEIQRRAGANGRRFGENDAWQMAVADRAHATIVGRDRNAFSHLGNRYEQFSLREN
- a CDS encoding nucleotidyltransferase domain-containing protein, which translates into the protein MNHATFSRKGGRARSLAKTIANRAKAVAYWEARRSGRATAARRRSPPPAPAVIGQLLADYCRRVGITRLELFGSTARGQAKAGSDVDLIATFRDNPGLRFFTMEDEMAAILGVPVHLLTRDAVDEMTNPYRRASILADAKEL